The proteins below are encoded in one region of Pontibacter deserti:
- a CDS encoding pseudouridylate synthase, translated as MPVYLPPTPACFNPFEESLEQYTLPEKFTYLFNYTPHPLSLLAAQKLQEHLNIQEDWEHNFGLQEAQTGAIIGKMFGVLVVQTAAKEVGYLAAFSGKLAGSYNHARFVPPIFDSLTEGSFLNTGMQELTRINQQIRLLEEVQTVESREEIAWLQETRRSHSVALQGKLFDQYQFLNKAGEEKNLRTLFTHTNSNNPPAGAGECAAPKLLQYAFQHQLKPLAMAEFWWGLSPKSDYWKHGHYYPACQEKCAPILAHMLEDVVMDERPV; from the coding sequence TTGCCAGTTTACCTCCCGCCCACACCAGCCTGTTTTAATCCGTTCGAAGAATCTCTGGAGCAGTACACTTTACCCGAAAAATTTACGTACCTGTTTAACTATACGCCGCACCCGCTCAGTTTACTGGCCGCACAAAAGTTACAGGAGCACCTAAATATACAGGAAGACTGGGAACACAACTTTGGCTTACAGGAAGCGCAAACAGGCGCCATTATCGGGAAGATGTTTGGGGTGCTGGTGGTGCAGACGGCAGCAAAAGAAGTAGGGTACCTGGCTGCATTTTCGGGGAAACTGGCAGGCAGTTACAACCATGCCCGGTTTGTACCACCCATTTTCGACAGCCTGACCGAAGGCAGCTTTCTTAATACCGGGATGCAGGAACTGACGCGCATAAACCAGCAGATACGTTTGCTGGAGGAAGTACAGACAGTAGAAAGCAGGGAGGAAATTGCGTGGCTGCAGGAAACCCGCAGATCGCATTCTGTTGCGCTACAGGGCAAACTCTTTGACCAGTACCAGTTCCTGAACAAGGCCGGGGAAGAAAAAAACCTGCGTACCCTGTTTACACATACCAACAGCAACAATCCTCCTGCCGGGGCCGGCGAATGTGCTGCTCCCAAGCTGCTGCAATATGCTTTTCAGCACCAATTAAAACCTCTGGCAATGGCTGAATTCTGGTGGGGCTTATCTCCTAAATCAGACTACTGGAAACATGGCCACTACTACCCTGCCTGCCAGGAAAAATGTGCGCCCATACTGGCACACATGCTGGAAGACGTTGTGATGGATGAAAGGCCGGTGTAA
- a CDS encoding alpha/beta fold hydrolase: MANAVVSKNYPLHKLNLHVEERKGNAPAIIFLHGISMSREVWQKQLESEALSNYHLISVELPGHGTSDWSDEPETHYTLPGYAQLLQELIPTITDEKYVVAGYSLGGNVAIEALPGLKNCIGVLIVNTAVANSPDDIVRAFKTDKADVLNTILKEQADDGELDKYATSFLAVRNGHIPTTLADDYKKTDPKARTVLAQSVAVSNHADEIKIMQQAKVPIALITGEEDQLGEKTYLQDLEVPKWTGDTIMVPDAGHMPQLENSAYFDQKLVEFVEHCRTQSEAR, translated from the coding sequence ATGGCAAACGCAGTTGTATCTAAAAACTACCCGCTACACAAACTTAACCTGCATGTAGAAGAACGGAAAGGCAATGCGCCCGCTATTATATTTCTGCACGGAATTTCAATGTCGCGGGAGGTGTGGCAAAAGCAGCTGGAAAGCGAAGCACTAAGCAACTATCACCTGATCTCTGTAGAGCTGCCGGGTCATGGTACCTCCGACTGGTCTGATGAGCCGGAAACCCACTATACGCTGCCTGGCTACGCACAGCTGTTGCAGGAGCTAATACCAACGATTACCGATGAGAAGTATGTGGTGGCCGGCTACTCGCTTGGCGGAAATGTAGCCATAGAAGCTTTGCCGGGACTAAAGAACTGTATCGGGGTGCTGATTGTGAATACCGCCGTAGCCAACTCACCGGACGATATAGTAAGGGCTTTTAAAACTGATAAGGCGGACGTACTGAATACGATACTGAAAGAACAGGCCGACGACGGCGAACTTGATAAATATGCGACCTCATTTTTAGCTGTAAGAAACGGGCATATACCTACTACACTGGCCGACGACTATAAAAAAACAGACCCCAAAGCCAGAACGGTGCTGGCACAAAGTGTAGCCGTAAGCAACCATGCCGACGAAATAAAAATAATGCAGCAAGCCAAAGTGCCAATTGCGCTGATAACCGGCGAAGAAGACCAATTAGGAGAAAAAACTTACCTGCAAGACCTGGAAGTACCTAAGTGGACTGGTGACACCATTATGGTACCAGATGCCGGGCACATGCCGCAACTGGAGAACAGCGCTTATTTTGATCAAAAGCTGGTGGAGTTTGTAGAACACTGCCGCACACAAAGCGAGGCCAGGTAA